Within the Cololabis saira isolate AMF1-May2022 chromosome 22, fColSai1.1, whole genome shotgun sequence genome, the region TAGCTTTTACATGAATTTGCATCTCCCTGCTTTTTCATGTTGCTCCTTTTCCTGCTGATCCTGTTCCATCCCCCACTCCCTCTCAGCGTGGATCCCAACGACCAGAAGAAGACGGCGTGCTACGACATTGACGTAGAGGTGGAAGACCCCCTGAAGAGCCAGATGAGcagcttcctcctctccactgcCAACCAGCAAGAAATCGCCTCGCTGGACAATAAGGTGAGATCATCCGAGCAAAACCTCCTGAACGAGGCTCTAGATCTCTGGTTcaatgtagggctgggcgatatatcgagattttaatatatatcgatatattttcaaacgcgatatagtatgagacaatatcgtttatatcgatttttaagaaaaattaaaaaattaaaaaatgtatgattttgatatagcttattttgtgacaaattgacttgaatgttttatttgagatttgcacaaatgttttgttatttgcacaactgtcaacctcagtggaaaagtctgcctgttactgtctacattgtattaattgtacagtgtattttaatttaattgttatgcaggaaagggatatttgttttattttattcaagaagcatttttattctatatatgcaggcagtttatttttatttcatttgttttatacattttgatattgtgcagacctctgttaataaaggtacctgtgggacatttggcacgaggctttgtattaaaactgactgtttttttaagggtttgcctcagaaaaaaatgaagctaacagagatgctatgctataatgctttgggggaaaccccaattaaggcacagaaaaaatatcgatatatatcgagtatcgccattcagctagaaaatatcgagatatgacttttggtccatatcgcccagccctagttcagtGTCACGCTCAGGCAATGAAACTCTGCCGCTTCTGTTATCTGACTTGATCTCTACCAAAACTGAGATTTCTGTCTTGAATTATTACAACAAGAATTAAAGTTACAGTTCGACAAAGAATAAAGCTCGCTGTGCAACTTTTGAGGCCTACAAAATTATTCCTAAAGATAAGATCCAACAGTTTTTCCGGTCTTCTTCTGTAGAGTAATGCTACAAGCATCATTTAATTCCTGAATTTCATATCTCAGTTTCCCCCGTGGAAGGTTTATGGATCGTTTCCAGAGACGTTCTACTCCTTTCATATCACATCAGAGAAAATAAACATCAGTCCAGACGTAATCCCCTGGAAATCTGATCGTCCAAAGCAGCCCCGGTCAATGAGATTTTCCTGAACAGAGCTTTTTGTCCTGATTGCTCTTGTCCATCTGTTGCTCTCCAGATACACGAGACCATCGAGTCCATCAACCAGCTGAAGATCCAGAGGGACTTCATGCTCAGCTTCTCCAGGGATCCAAAGGGCTACATCCAGGACTGGCTCAAATCCCAGAGCCGAGACCTCAAGGTTCGATACTGACGTTTACAGTAACAAACACACTGTTTGGTTGCTTGTTTTCAATACACCTGCATGTTAGGTTCATGATAATCTAACGACTGAATGGATTGTACGTAAGGAAGAGAACAAGCAGGTTTGAGGGCAAGGATTGATTAGTGATAGCTCAATTTCAGTTTACTTTCTAATTTTCACGTGCAGCGAGAATAATTATTTGGAATAGACTGTTTACTGATTAGCGGTTATATCAGTGTTGTAATTAATGCTCACTAATAAATTAAACTAATGATTACAAAAAGATGGAAATAGATAACCAAAGCTCCACCAGCGCCCTCTAGTGGCTGTAACATGAAATGTTCAGTCAGCTCGCATTGTGTCTTTTGTAAATTACACGcaatttttagtttttgttaaacaaaaaaagtcaCTCTGCTTGATTTTTGAGACCTGTATGTACATGTTTACAAACATAAATGATAACTGTGCCATTCTGTTGGTGCAGTTGATGACAGATGTGGTAGGAAACcctgaagaggagaggagggcgGCGTTTTACCACGAGCCCTGGTCCCAGGAAGCTGTCAGCCGCTATTTCTACTGCAAGGTGACTAAACTGCATCTCTCTTTCTTTCACAAATCCTCCGATTGTGTCTGCGCGTGACGGTATTCATGGTTTCACGTCTCCTCTCCCTGTGGCAGATCCAGCAGAGGAGGCAGGAGCTGGAACAGGCTCTCGCCGTCCGCAACACCTAAGCAGAGGAGGCCTTCTGGATTTCAAAGCTtgtctcgtgtgtgtgtgtgtgtgtgcgtgtgcgtgtgcgtgtgcgtgtgcgtgtgtgtgtgtgtgtgtgtgtgtgtgtgtgtgtgtgtgtgtgtgtgtgtgtgtgtgtgtgtgtgtgtgtctgtgtctgtgtctgtgtgtgaggcCATCACTGAACCTGTAAAAGAATCTAAACAACAAGCAGTCTCCATTCCTCAGTTTCCTCCTGGTGTCTTGAAGTACACGAGGACTAAACCGAGGAGGTTTTTTCACCGACAGCAGCAAAGCCGCTGCCCGGGAGCCACGCTTCATCCATCACACTGTGCTGCACGCGTCTGCTTCTTCAGGACGTCTTCACTGAAGGCACGAACTCAACCGTCGTCCCTTTCCGAGGAtccattttttgtaaatatatcaTTAGGAAAAAATCTccctttttccacatttctggaCTTTCGACAAGGATCTTCATGCAGTAAGGCGGCCTCGCTGTCAGTCCTGCCAGCGCTCTGGACGGATCTTCAGTCATCCTCTCTTTATTTCCGTGAGTGGTGTGACTTCTCGTGTGAccgtgtgctttttttttctccttttttgccttttttttctctcgaaaGGTTAATGGCACCAGCAACGCTGAGGATCGACACCGTCTCTAAACTAGAGGAATGGATTTCATCCACTCAGTTTAAGTGAATTAGTTCATTtgccaggaaaaaaaaggactttTAAACTAAAGTATTATCAGATCGTCATGCCTGTCCATCTCCGGTGATGTTTTAATGAAGGACAAACCCAGTATTGATGATCAGCTTTTCTTCCCTTAATCAGACAGACGTCAGAGCGCGTTGACTGATCCCTCTTTCActgcctcttcttttttttttttccttagtgTGATATTTTGTAAGTCACTATTCTGAAAGTGTTACCAAAggttacaacaacaaaaagtgaAAGTGATCACTGAAGTAGAAATGGACAAAAATACAAATCTGggcttaagaaaagaaaaatactacCCAGGATTTACTATTAAATGCTTTCAATAACctttaaatgttaatttaagTGACATTTAAGGTCAGATAAGTTGGATTTTTGTCCATTTctacatttttttatgttgcatattttttttctagaGATGTGAATGTAAATACGTTCTTGTCCCCTTGAGAGGGCCAGCTGTACAGTATACAACAGActatctgtgtgtttgtttggaggaggagggggagttaCATGTTGCCGTATGGGAGCTCCATGAGTTTTGAATTAGTAGGGCAGGAATGTTAGTGTTCCTCTGTGTACTATCTTGGCTTTGGGATGGTTTATTTTAGGTCCATCCCTTGTCTGTCGTGggagcagtaaaaaaaaaaaagaaaagaaaaaagagcgacctCCCTCTCCGTCTCAGTAGTTGTAACACATATGATCTGCACCAGTCTCATTTTAcaccctttttttaaatgacacttGACTTGTTTGTATATGTTGTACTGTCAGATTGGAGACTCTTCCTCTCAGCTCTTTCAAGATCGGAACCTTTTTCAGGGTTTCTTTGCACTGTGCTGTAACTCTTTCGTCGGGGATCCCTTCATCATGGGCATGAGTGCTCGTTTATTATCCCAGCGTACACGAAAAGTGATTTCACAACGACCTATGCATGCTCCATGGACAATAACAAGTACATCTGACGAGACAGtatgtgtaaatatatattaagaaaaaaaaaaaagctggcaTAGCCGAGCGTTGGGACTCGACACATTTGTGGAAAATGCCttctggaaacttttttttgccaaaaatGACATGTCCTACCAGCAAATAACTGtaggtgtgattttttttttttttttcttctgaaatgtgtttttttgttgtttaggaCTAAGTTATATTAACTGCACTCTGTAGAGGAGAAACTGTAGTCATAGGTATGGTCTTGGTCCCGTGTCTGACCTGGAGTGATTTGACTTTGTCCGGCCAGGGCGTTCATACTGTTGTCACTGAATTGCGAGCACCCTCTAGTGGCcgaagctggagctgcagctcccAGTACTACTGTGTCTTCTGTCACTCAGCCCCGGCGCACTGCTGACGCGCTTGtctcaagcctgatttatggttccgcgttaaatcgatgcagagcctacgccgtagtgtacgcggtaccctacggcgtaggttctgcgttggtgtaacgcggaaccataaatcagccttcagtcctTGCATGTGTTTCTGAAGAGTGGGAGCTGCTCTTTTTCTCTGTTTACACTGAGGGGGGCACCGATACATAATATTGTGTATCTGGGAAGGTTTGGAGATTATGTACTACAaaagaattttaaaaataagtttaaaaaaaataaaataaaaagggaaaacaGCTGTGACACTGCAAGACAGCCTGGATGTAAATAAAGAAGCGCTTGCCAAAGTTTGTAAATGCCATGACAtctgaagtgtattttatttcccCACCTTCATTACACAATAATGTGTAACCATAATAAGCGTATATAATTGACGGTTTGCTCAAAAGGATGAGTAAGTCATGTTTTGCCTCATATTTAATTGAACGGTTCTAAAATGTACATTTCATTCCTTATGGAGGTGAAAGGTTTAGTCCATGAATGAAAGTGATTTAAGCAACTCAATTATTTAGGTTAAAAAATACCTACTGCATTGATGGCTATGCATTCGGTTTGCATAGTTTGTCAGATCGTCCAGAAACCAGAAAATGTGGCCTCTCAAACCCATTCACATGGTAATTTCcagttgtatttattatttcaacTGGTATTTCAACATGTATGAGGGCATCATGTGTCTTATGACATTAGAAAAGCTTCtctattcatttttttgtaTCTAATTAAAAGAATTAGGACTCACAGCAATTTGTCCAGCGACATGTCATcataattttattgatttttaactAATCATTCATAGGTTTTCTTTTGGTAAAAGATGGCTTTGTAATGCAAGGcgataaaaacataattttatcatctttatttgggcaaatattgatattttggtttattttacaTCCATTTCATCTATAaaatcagtcaaaaatatagaaaaaaatgtaacttttccTTTTGTTGAATTTGCCCATTAAAATTTAGAGACTGATCAATATATCATTGCTTTTATATGATCAATCAGCTGTGATATTTATCACCTGTCTGTATTTTGATTTTAGAATAAACTTctgaacatttaaataaaaaatgagcaGCTGCTGAGTCTtagaaagaataataataacagtaaaaatgtgataaagttaattttgtccaGGGCTTTACAATTCAACTTGCTGAGTCTTTTCGtcagacaagaatatttaggtttttatacctgacatgtttcagccATTACTTCCGCCTTTGCAAAGATAAGAGAATGCAGATGAGAAAAGAATCTACGGAagtgtattgcattcacttgagaaaaaaaaaatctgctctgtttttctgaattaacgagataaatttttaattaaaaaaaatctgtttttctgaattaacgacatcattatctcagaattccgagaaaagtttaaatgaaaaaaaaaaaaaaatctgctgtttttctgaattaacgagatcaatttttaattaaaaaaaatctgtttttctgaattaacgacatcattatctcagaattccgagaaaagtttaaatgaaaaaaaaaaataaaaaatctgctctgtttttctgaattaacgacttgcaagaagctgtcattcacttgagagctggatttcatggaagcaaacatgttcctgtccagtttaatccagatttattttgtttttggtttgaaacattgggaaatactcttgtctttaagttttatagatggtattgttattagtttgtcgactttgtGCCTCAGGCACCTCAGGACTTTGCTGTTGTTCAGACGGAAAGCCCATTCTGATCTGCTGGacattatctcgttaattcagaaaaacagagcagattttttttttcttgtaaaattttatctcgttaattcagataaacagagcagattttttttaattaaaattttatctcgttaattcagaaaaacagagcagattttttttttcctcaagtgAATGCATTATGCTAACGtaagaatcagcaagttaaataacagtaaaagatcaaataaaagcTCTGAGGGTCAGACTTCTACATTGCAGAGCAGCTAagtatttttaaaaggaaaaatgtacAGGCTGCATGAAGTTTAGTTCATTCATGAATTCATTTGAACAAAATCCATGATGTGAGCTGTGGAGATCCTGGTGTAACATCCTTCAGCTTTTCTCTTTTAGGGGTCACATTTGGACCATGATGTTTCTGATTTGGCAGAGCTTTTACTTTGGATGCCCTTTCTGACACGACTCCGCTGTCATCCGGTCTTTGGACTCAAGACATGTGTCACTTTGGCACGTGTCGGTGCTGAGAAGCGACCTTGTGGTTGGAGGACACTAACTAACTCCAACCACCAGTCCACAGCTACTGGCACGTCTCTGCATTCCTTCTTAGCGGACAAATCAAGACACACTCATGACACGTGGTCATGTCTAACAACTTATAAATCAGGGAGTGTGGAAGGTTTGTAAAACATACGGTGGGGTTTTCACACCCCCACAGATTTAGTGCTCCGGCTCCTCGGTGAGAGCGACGTGTTGCTCCGAGGCAGCAGACAGACATGTAATTGTTCACTGACCTCACCGCGAGGAAGCAGGTGGAGGCCCTTGGTTTCCAGGCCGGACTGCAGCAGCGCTGCCACCTCAGACAGAGTTCCTTTCAGACCCTCACACGGAGGCGTTCAGTGGGCGAGGGAGGTCCGAGGGGCCTCGCCGTAACACGTCTCGCCCCGGCATGAAGTGAGGCATTGAGCTGGTTCctccactgcaaaaactcaaaatcttaataagaatatttgtcttatttctagttagaatgtctcattttttttaaatttttttttgtaattttctttttattgaacattttcacATATATTCTGCATATAACTGGTACACaatgattcattttttttcctttttccccgtAGTACAGTAACATATAATTAAACATGGCAATATTCCTTGTCTTTTACTTTGGATCAAGATTAAGTATTACTATGCCTGTTTATACACACCgagaaataataaattaaaggaaaataataaataaataatattaatagtaTCCAGAGCATGATAGCTATTTACAAACTCCCATACCTTATGACCAGTTGACTTAACAGGGTTTTACAATGTCATCAATGTTGCaaatatgataaaataaaataaaataaacagaaatagaACATTTCAACATCTGTAGCTATGAACTAGGGGTCTTTGTTTCTCAAGATGTACATCTCAGATAAAGTCTGACCTAATTGGTTTTATGTACTCTACCCAGCTTTCCCAAATTCTTTTAAATCTGTCCtagaatgtctcatttttagtcaaaaaaatctcattacacttaaaacaagactcatcactggaaaaaacaacaattttcacgtgtttcaagtagattttcacttaaaataagtagaaaaatctgccagtgatttttttgcttgtaatgagaagataaatcttgtcccactggaagatttttctacttatttcaagtgaaaatttacttgaaacaggtgaaaatggtcaaataagttatttttctggcaattaatcttaccaggaatatttgtcttatttctagttaaaatgtctaatttttagtcaaaaaatctcattacacttaaaacaagtcattaccagaaaaataacttgttatttgaccattttcacctgtttcatgtaaattttcacttgaaataagtagaaaaatctgccagtgcgacaagatttatcttctcattacaagcaaaaaaatcttgttccactgtcagatttttctacttattttaagtgaaaatctacttgaaacaggtgaaaactgttgttttttccagtgatgagtcttgttttaagtgtaatgagattttctgactaaaaatgagacattttaactagaaataggacaaatattcctggtaagaatttgagtttttgcagtgtccaGCTCGCCGCTGAGGATACGCCGGGACGGACCTTGGCTTGCGTAGGCTGgacgtgacccccccccccccccccctctgggcaCCGGGTTCAGTCCTCTCCCCCGAAGACGTCCGTGTGCAGGACTCGGCAGATCGCAGGGAGGCTCCGGCCGGGGAGGGTATTTACCGAGTTAATGCGAGGAGATGAGGCGGGACAGACTGGTTGGGGACAAACTGTTCACTGACTCCAGTTGCTTGACCGCAGCTTTTGGACAAACTGAAAGGAGTTTAAATGCATTAGCCTGGATACGAGCGTACCATCAGGACTGACCACAGGAcatttctgccattttttcagcTCCGCCGGGCAATTATCAGACATTTCCAGGAATATCTGATGCCCAGTGCTGCAGACAGATCCCACAAGCAGCCAATACTTCTCTACCAAGACTGAAACAGTCACTTCAACCTAAATATGAATAAAGAAACGACACTGAGAGGAAATATCACTCTTTAATAtctctttaaaaaaaggaacacatctgaatgaaaatgcagCCAATGGCAACAGCTAGTTTTCagtatttttgttcttttagaTCTTCTCAAAGGAAGACCTATGGCTCAAGTTTTTGAATTAATTATTAACAATCAAGGCCTTTGTTCATTCATTACATCAGACACTCTGACAGCTTGTTAAAAACTgggaatataaatattacagcTCACCTCATCcgagaaaaaacatcaacagtgagAATACAAGTTAACAGCTCCTCCGTACAGCCGCTCTGGTCGAGACACCTCCGTGACTCAGAATTGGTCACCGTCTGGGCATGAAACATTTAAAGTTACAGATTTAGATGTCAAAAGTTTCCATTAACAAGCAGGGAGACTTTCAGCCGCAGGATCCGGATTGAGGGACTCGTCTGAGGCAGCTGACTGATCGAGAATATCTTTCCACCCTGTAAAATACTGGTAATCCGAGTATAAGGATCAAGATAATGCATGATGAGTAGATTCACCTACATGAGCGTCAGTATCGTTCAGTCCAGGCATGTTTTGAGGTTTCAGTAGGTCTCTCTTCTATGTGCTGTtggcctggtcctgctcaaacAGAGCCATGGCTAGATGCGAGCGTGAGCCCAGACTCTCCAGGTTGCTGAGGACACAGCGGTGGTAGATGTCCTCGCTGAACCGGGGGTTGCACGCCCGCCGCACGTACTTCTGGATCAGCGCCGGCTCCACCGCTCTGAAGACGTGCAGCCCCGAGTAGCGCACAAATATGTCGTACACGTCCATgctttccagcagctcctcgtTGTCTAGAATGTCCGCCGCCATCTTGGTGCGTGCGCTCATGTAGTCCGCGTTATAAAAGCAAGCCTCCTCGAAGATGTGCCGGTCGAAGTGGCCGTCGCGCAGCGACTCGGAGGCGAACGAGGAGGCGGAGGGCTGCTGGTCGCGGTACATGACGGCCGGGTTGAACTCTTGGAAGTGGACCGGGAAGAAGACCTGCCAGTTGCTGATGGCGTTCATCCTACAGCGGTTCAGGAAGTCGGCGTTGACCTCTGTCCACACGCTCGCCAGGAAAAACAGCGTGTCCACAGGGTGCTTCTTGGAAATGATGTCCATCAGTTTGACCTGTGACGGCACCTCGGTCTTCACGCTGATCCATGGGATCTTCACGTCTCCGTACCGCTTCTCAACCTCCCCGATCATGGCCTTGATGCCCGCAAACACGTCCGTCTGGCTGACCCGCTGCGCATCAAACGGGTCATAGATGAACAAGAAGGTCAGTAGGACGTTGTCATGGGTGTCCAGGGTGTTCATCACGTACATGTCCAGGAAGTTCCCAAcatagtcctggtcctggaccgtcACCGGCAGAATGACCTGAACCCTCGTCGCCTCGGTCACGTACGGCATGGGAATGATCTCCACTGCACTCAGGGGTCGCAAAAGGTTGACCCGTTTGGCGATGACCTGGCTGTGTCCTTTCTGGGTGAAGGCCTCCAGCGCCAGGTCCAGGATGTACTCCATACCACGCGTGGGATCGAAGCGCCGGTACCCGTTGAGCAATCGGCGCTTGCGGAAGCGAAGCTGTGGCTGGTAGCGCTCGTTCAGCCGCTCCACTGCGATTTCTAGTATCGCGCCAACGTCGGCTCGGTCTGCTCCTCTCATCTCACACTTAGGTGAGCTGTCGACGCACGAGTAAATATGCTCTTCTGTGAAGTAGTCCCAGTTGATGACTTCAAAGCGGGTCTTGGGTTTGAACGGAGAGTTGATTCCTACGGGCCATGTGACCCCAGCTTTGCCCTCTGGCGTCAGGCCGCTCAGGTTGCTGATCTGCATctgatgaacacacacacaaaataaatgaaatgtctAGCAACTTCATGTCCCAGCAAACCACCCGATCCCAGCCAGGTCGTGCCTTTTaagcaaaaataaacattgtATCAGTGAGGAATTTGTGCCTGAAGATACAAAGTGATTTGGTTGCAGTCGAGAACAAACTGCATACTTTCACACAGTACCGTGAGATTTAAAACTTGCACACAATTGTCCAGCTGCTCGGAGGTGAAAACACACAGACGTATAACaaacctgcagctgctggattTGCTGGTAGGTCCATTCCAGCTCGATGTGGCTGAAGCGTTTGTGTAGACGATACATGAGATTTGGTTCAGACACAGGGTGAACCGTGAAGGCATTTTTAAACTCGCCGCTGTCTTCTCGCTCTGGATCTGCATTTTTCCCGAGCTCAAAGTAACGATACGCCATCCCCTGTGAGTCACagataataaaaaaggaaatgatagttaaaaaaaagtggaaatgcttGTGTAAAAACTGACTTTACAGTcttaattagtgatgcaccgattgttcggtaaccgaaattgttcggccgaaaatggcaaaaaaaaacactttcggtgttcggtggaataagtgggaaaaaaaatgaacaattaataacagcgttgtaatataaggaaatagactggccgctcccgtaacggtTGCGCACGGTTGCGcacggttgcgcaccacaaacataaatcgttggccaaccaaaaagtaaccacataagaattttaccttacattcaccaggaggtggaaataaaacaacttaaatctgggaaattaaaaaatgttcagttttttatgttcaataaatattttctaccttgtaattttgtaaaagatttttttctttgaaaagcatgcctaaatcaaatttatttgatttatgcaatggtgaaaaaattggcaaaataaatgaaaaactgcgaagaaccatgttcggtattcggccaagtgtttattattattttcggttttggtttcggccacaaattttcatttcggtgcatcactagtcttAATGCTTTAATGCTAATCCGTCCGTGGTCTTGTTACCTGATGCACCTCCACACAACTCAGACCCAGGTAGTCAATAATGCAGCGGCCCAGCCACTCATCAGGTCTCACACTGAGGATGTCGTTACGGCAGGCGTCGAGATGCGGCTGCAGACGGGCCAGCAGACTGCGGGACAGCAGGTAGCCATAGCCCCCGTGGCAGTAGCGCGCCTTCTCCTCCCCTCCGATGAACTCCTCGGCCCGGCCCATGTACAGGTCCTGACCGGCGCTGAGGTGGCCCACGAGCTCCGAGAGGCGATCCGCCTGCATGTAGGTGTCGTCCTGGGCTAACAGGAACCAGTCGTAGTCCGACCCGTAGTGCTGATGCAGGTGGCGTACCGTCTCGTACATCAGCCACACCGGCCGGTCGTCACCGTGGGCAACCACAGTCATCCCGTGAGGCACTTTGGGGCTGCGCAAGCCCGTGAAGAAAAAGGTCCGGTGGAAGTGGTGGGCGACTGTCCGGTTCACGGCCACAGCAAGGGTGTTGAGCGTGGCCCGGGAGGTCAGCACACCCACCAGCAGCCGCTCTCTGATGCCCAGCTCGGTGTGGATGTATCGAGTTCTGTAGTGGGGAAGAAAAAAGCAGAGATTAATAACAGCAATGTACCAACATGATGTAGTTAATAAAGTCACAATGAAGTTTTATGACCAAAACTTCAGATTGACAAAGTATCCTGGAAACACAATTTTGTAAGGCAACGTttttaagaaataaaacatAGTAAAAGACCTGTAGGCTTAAAAATCAGGAAGGTAATAATTCAGTAGTCTGTTCTCCAGATCTACAGTCATGTCCAAAAGCCTTGGCAGTGGTTCAAATTTTGCATTTCCTTTCTGTTTTAgtgttttggcagtgttttacATTGTTTTCGACATTGCTGTGTAAATTAGACAAATGTGCTTAAATATACTGCAAAGAGCATAATTAGTATAAAATTCTACTTAATGACAAAAACCAAAGTCCATCTTAATCAATAACTGCACCAAGAACCTCAAAAGGAGAGGTTCAGCTGCTTTGAATAAAAAGTAATAGGACGACCAAGAATGTCCAGGAAAAGGCCAGGATTGCGTTTTTGTGGGGATTGGATTCAGGAATTGTGTCACCACCAGTGCAGAGCGTGCTCATCAATAGCAGCTGGTGTTTGTGAATGCATCTGCAGTCACAGTGAGACCGAGACTTCCTGAGGAAAGACTGGTGTTAAGAAACACAGGAAAGAAGACACGTTCTTCAACTGCTCAGTATACACTAAATTCTGCAGCAAATAACAAAGGCTGGACAGCAAATGACTGGTACAAAGTTGTTTTCTCCAATA harbors:
- the chpf2 gene encoding chondroitin sulfate glucuronyltransferase, which codes for MRVSSLLAVFRPALPLILGLSLGCSLSLLMVSWTQGETDESCRDELGNGKLFLGRKDPQRETDVAADEDFQPRIVPYHKDPNKPHKKVLRTRYIHTELGIRERLLVGVLTSRATLNTLAVAVNRTVAHHFHRTFFFTGLRSPKVPHGMTVVAHGDDRPVWLMYETVRHLHQHYGSDYDWFLLAQDDTYMQADRLSELVGHLSAGQDLYMGRAEEFIGGEEKARYCHGGYGYLLSRSLLARLQPHLDACRNDILSVRPDEWLGRCIIDYLGLSCVEVHQGMAYRYFELGKNADPEREDSGEFKNAFTVHPVSEPNLMYRLHKRFSHIELEWTYQQIQQLQMQISNLSGLTPEGKAGVTWPVGINSPFKPKTRFEVINWDYFTEEHIYSCVDSSPKCEMRGADRADVGAILEIAVERLNERYQPQLRFRKRRLLNGYRRFDPTRGMEYILDLALEAFTQKGHSQVIAKRVNLLRPLSAVEIIPMPYVTEATRVQVILPVTVQDQDYVGNFLDMYVMNTLDTHDNVLLTFLFIYDPFDAQRVSQTDVFAGIKAMIGEVEKRYGDVKIPWISVKTEVPSQVKLMDIISKKHPVDTLFFLASVWTEVNADFLNRCRMNAISNWQVFFPVHFQEFNPAVMYRDQQPSASSFASESLRDGHFDRHIFEEACFYNADYMSARTKMAADILDNEELLESMDVYDIFVRYSGLHVFRAVEPALIQKYVRRACNPRFSEDIYHRCVLSNLESLGSRSHLAMALFEQDQANST